The window CCAGGCCAGAAAGGCGGCCTCGCCGACGGCCGTCAGGTGAAACAGCTTGCGCGGTGGCTTGTTCTCCTGTGGCTCGGTGACGGTGAAGACATACGCGGCGCTTTCCAGCTTGTCCAGCAGGGCGTACAACTGGCTCAACTTAATCTGCCACACCGGCCCTAATCCGGCCGAGTCGGTTAGCTCCTGGTGGATAGCGTAACCGTGTTTGGGCTGGCCGCGCAAAAAACCCAACAAAGCATGTTCGATGGTCAAGGAAGAGGTTTTCAGCGTCATAATCAAAAATCAACTACTCATTTTATGAATAAACAAGACGGATTATAACCTTTGCTCTTTTCCAGGCAACAATGAAAGGTCCCCGGCGCTTTGCCAACGCCGGGGACTTGATTGTCGTTACGCAACTCCTGAATACAAACCTATTCGTGCAAAGTCTGCGTGCGCAGGTCTATGCCGGGGCGCAGTTCCTTTTCGTAATTGATGAACTGGCGGGCGATGAACATGCCCGCTTTTTCATACAGCCGGGTGGCCCCAGTCAGGCTGCTGGCGTCTACGCCCAGCCCTACCGAGCGCCGCCCACGCCGGTACAATTCGGCAAAGGAGTGTTGCAGCAGCGCCAGGGCCAGCCCATTGCGCCGCCACGGCCGTCGCACGCCCAATGTATTCACCCAACCCATCGCCGGGTCCTCGTAGGAGTTGATGCGGCACAGCGAGACTCCGGCCACTTCGTCGCCAGCCATCGCCAGAAACCACAAGGACGGGTCAAAGAGATGGTCGCGGCCGATCCACTGCTGCCAATGGCGCAGTTCTTCTTCTTCCGGGGAAGAGACGAAACCCCAATGGTCGCGGAAGGCGTCGGTGGTGGCATTCATAACGGCGCGCAGGTCGTCCCGGTTGGGCAGGGTGATGATGTGGATGTTGGCCGGGATTACGGCCGTTGCCGGTTCCGTCGGCAGCTCAATCTTCATGGTATAGAATGAGCGCGTTGGGACCATGCCATAGCCAGCCAACAGCGCTTGGGATGGCTCATGGGTGCTGATGGCCCCGGCGCGCATCGTCACCAGGGCTTCGGCAGGCACGCGGGGAAAAACTTCGCGGCAGCGCACCTCCGCCCATTCCAGCAGGAACGTGCCGATACCCAGCCCTTCAAACTGCGGATGGACGCGGCCCCACACCCAGGGGGAAACGGGCAGCGAGTGTGTGTCCCACACTTCCACATAGCCCGCCAATTCACCCAGCGGCGAAACAACGACGCGGGTGGCCGTGTCCAGGTGGAAATCTTCAGTTTCCCACTCGCCGCGAATATCTTCGATGGTGAACTCGGCGCGGCCGGATTGGGCAATGGAGGCGGCGTTGAACAGGGCAACGGCCGTCTCAATATCGTTCATTTGCGCTGGCCGTACAATAAATCCGGCCGGTAATGTTGTTGTACTTGCTTGTTCGGTAATCATCATGCTCTCCTGATTTTTTTAGGGCGTTACGCCGAGCTGCGCCAGTTCCGCCGGGATGTCTGTGCCGGGCTGGAAATGAATGGTGTGCAGGCCCAGATCGCGCGCCGCTTTGATGTTGTGGGCAAAATCGTCTACAAAAACAGCTTCGGCCGGCGCGCGGCCCAGGCGCGCCAGGGTGCGGGTAAAAATTTCCGGGTCTGGTTTCATCACCCGTTCAACCGCCGAGCCGACGATGAGGTCGAAGGCGTCGGCGATGTGGAATTTGTCGGCCAGGGCGGCGTGTAGGCCATCGGTGGCGTTGCTGATAACGGCCGTCTGGTAACGCGGCCTCAGCTTGCGAATGAAGGCCACCAGGTCTGTATCCAGCACATCTCCGGCCCAAAAGCTGCGCCGAAACGCCGCCAGATCGCTCTGGCTCAGGTTAAGCCGCTGACCAACCCAGACCCACAACGCCTCGTCGCTAATGTCGCCGCGCTGCGCCTTTGTGCCCATTTCGCCGCCAAAGACAATCTCTTCCGATTCACGCTCGGCCAGACCCAGGCGCGCTTCCCATTCCCGACGGTGGCGGTGGTCGCCGGTGCGGACCAACACCCCGCCAATGTCAAAGATTATTGCTT of the Candidatus Leptovillus gracilis genome contains:
- a CDS encoding PadR family transcriptional regulator, which translates into the protein MTLKTSSLTIEHALLGFLRGQPKHGYAIHQELTDSAGLGPVWQIKLSQLYALLDKLESAAYVFTVTEPQENKPPRKLFHLTAVGEAAFLAWVESPVAHGRSLRLEFLVKLYFARREGTDVESRLLAAQRVRCQEWLAAQESRAAGEAQNAGEYGRLVHQFRLGQIQAMLDWLNSFQE
- a CDS encoding GNAT family N-acetyltransferase — encoded protein: MMITEQASTTTLPAGFIVRPAQMNDIETAVALFNAASIAQSGRAEFTIEDIRGEWETEDFHLDTATRVVVSPLGELAGYVEVWDTHSLPVSPWVWGRVHPQFEGLGIGTFLLEWAEVRCREVFPRVPAEALVTMRAGAISTHEPSQALLAGYGMVPTRSFYTMKIELPTEPATAVIPANIHIITLPNRDDLRAVMNATTDAFRDHWGFVSSPEEEELRHWQQWIGRDHLFDPSLWFLAMAGDEVAGVSLCRINSYEDPAMGWVNTLGVRRPWRRNGLALALLQHSFAELYRRGRRSVGLGVDASSLTGATRLYEKAGMFIARQFINYEKELRPGIDLRTQTLHE
- a CDS encoding HAD family phosphatase, whose translation is MIQAIIFDIGGVLVRTGDHRHRREWEARLGLAERESEEIVFGGEMGTKAQRGDISDEALWVWVGQRLNLSQSDLAAFRRSFWAGDVLDTDLVAFIRKLRPRYQTAVISNATDGLHAALADKFHIADAFDLIVGSAVERVMKPDPEIFTRTLARLGRAPAEAVFVDDFAHNIKAARDLGLHTIHFQPGTDIPAELAQLGVTP